A stretch of the Cheilinus undulatus linkage group 11, ASM1832078v1, whole genome shotgun sequence genome encodes the following:
- the LOC121518080 gene encoding potassium voltage-gated channel subfamily A member 3: MRLQPRMDDHLSLLQSPPPSTTKTRGDNLVNHGYTETEADVMTVVACDNMLEESAALPGHLSLDRYEPDHECCERVVINISGLRFETQLKTLSQFPETLLGDPKKRMRYFDPLRNEYFFDRNRPSFDAILYYYQSGGRIRRPVNVPIDIFSEEIRFYELGEEAMEKFREDEGFIKEEERPLPENEFQRQVWLLFEYPESSGPARGIAIVSVLVILISIVIFCLETLPEFRDENRDPITTAPVINGTLPYFITPFSDPFFVVETLCIIWFSFELLVRFFACPSKATFSKNIMNIIDIVAIIPYFITLGTELAERQGNGQQAMSLAILRVIRLVRVFRIFKLSRHSKGLQILGQTLKASMRELGLLIFFLFIGVILFSSAVYFAEADDPDSGFNSIPDAFWWAVVTMTTVGYGDMHPVTIGGKIVGSLCAIAGVLTIALPVPVIVSNFNYFYHRETEGEEQAQYLHVGSCQPLADTEELRKTRSSSSLSKSEYMVIEEHGINSAFKQQPNFPTTANTHNTQQNNSPNCVNINKKIFTDV; encoded by the coding sequence ATGCGTCTTCAACCGCGCATGGACGACCACCTCAGCCTCCTTCAATCACCGCCGCCGAGCACGACCAAAACCCGGGGCGACAATCTGGTGAACCACGGATACACCGAGACAGAGGCCGACGTGATGACGGTGGTGGCGTGTGACAACATGCTGGAAGAGTCGGCGGCTCTCCCGGGCCACCTCTCTCTGGACCGATATGAACCGGATCACGAATGCTGCGAGAGGGTGGTCATCAACATCTCCGGGCTGCGCTTCGAGACGCAGCTCAAAACCCTCTCCCAGTTTCCAGAGACGCTTCTGGGTGACCCCAAGAAGAGGATGAGGTACTTTGATCCCCTCAGGAACGAGTACTTTTTCGACAGGAACCGACCAAGCTTTGACGCCATCCTCTATTACTATCAGTCAGGAGGGCGCATCAGAAGACCCGTAAATGTCCCCATTGACATTTTCTCAGAGGAGATCCGCTTCTATGAGCTGGGTGAGGAGGCTATGGAGAAGTTCAGAGAGGATGAGGGCTTCATAAAGGAGGAGGAGCGGCCCCTGCCAGAGAATGAGTTTCAGAGACAGGTGTGGCTGCTTTTTGAGTACCCGGAGAGCTCGGGTCCCGCGCGGGGCATCGCGATAGTGTCTGTGCTGGTCATTCTCATCTCCATTGTCATCTTCTGCTTAGAGACACTGCCTGAGTTCAGGGACGAGAACAGGGACCCCATAACCACTGCGCCTGTGATAAATGGCACGCTCCCGTATTTCATCACCCCCTTCTCAGACCCGTTCTTTGTGGTGGAGACTTTATGCATCATCTGGTTTTCCTTTGAGCTTCTCGTGCGTTTTTTCGCGTGCCCGAGCAAAGCCACGTTTTCCAAAAACATCATGAACATTATTGACATTGTGGCCATCATCCCTTACTTCATCACGCTGGGCACAGAGCTGGCAGAGAGGCAGGGGAACGGACAGCAGGCTATGTCATTGGCCATCCTGCGCGTAATTCGGCTGGTTAGGGTGTTTcgtatttttaaactttcacgCCACTCAAAGGGGCTGCAGATTTTAGGACAGACTCTGAAGGCCAGCATGCGTGAGCTGGGcctgcttattttctttttgttcatCGGTGTCATCCTCTTCTCCAGCGCTGTCTATTTTGCTGAAGCAGACGACCCAGATTCGGGTTTCAACAGCATCCCGGATGCATTCTGGTGGGCTGtggttaccatgacaacagtaGGCTACGGGGACATGCACCCCGTGACAATCGGGGGGAAGATTGTGGGGTCTCTGTGCGCCATCGCTGGCGTGCTGACCATCGCTTTACCCGTACCTGTCATCGTCTCCAACTTTAACTATTTCTACCACCGAGAGACAGAGGGCGAGGAGCAGGCTCAGTACCTGCACGTGGGCAGCTGTCAGCCCCTCGCAGACACAGAGGAGTTGAGGAAAACtcgctcctcttcctccctgaGTAAGAGCGAGTACATGGTGATAGAGGAGCACGGAATCAACAGCGCGTTCAAGCAGCAGCCTAACTTCCCCACCACGGCGAACACGCACAACACGCAGCAAAACAACTCCCCGAACTGTGTGAACATAAACAAAAAGATCTTCACAGACGTGTAG